In Parasegetibacter sp. NRK P23, a single genomic region encodes these proteins:
- a CDS encoding two-component regulator propeller domain-containing protein: MNITCHKYTSVVLCLLIWCAQNTAMAQEPVYKLGIEQGLSNNSIRCIFQDHNGYMWFGTYDGLNRYDGYDFKVFRNRPGDSLSLSHNFIYSIAEDKSNRLWIGTGQGIGIYDPPTDVFTPARFSDPRDGKKKRIITSVNAVAADEKGNVYIGSNGLGFMVQQAGGDAAKVVPVQVNGAETYFYNAFDIDVDRAQRVWVLNDIGLCRYDPKQGKLMLVHPPIPLVRSMAVGEQGEIWLASDAGVFRFDPASKKLTRDNRSNGITGTITSIAFDGRRNLWIPSEGGGVTIFRGDGLGRDELKYGEGKYMLNSESVLSVYEDREGRIWMGSMKGGLNVMDPFKTRFRAVDLTFTGNKELPANNFTSSFCEDSEGYIWIGSEGGGLTRWNRKLNTVVHYRHRPGDASSLSNNQVTNIYEDSRGEIWVATFGGGVNRFKKNSGTFEHYTCFNSGEKIVNPNAWQFLEDRDHVLWVSTFSAGKLYRYDPEKNSFLPFDQQLNDLFSLYEDRAGTMWAGDCYYLVRIDKQNHQHQYVDIGKPVRALHEDKKGRFWIGTEGAGLMQYDRKTGKILKRWSDEDGLSNNAILRILEDDKGVLWLTTFNGLTKFDPASNTFTRFFSSDGLQSNQFLHNAALRLKSGEFLLGGIGGANIFFPSSIVPRSYMPPLSLTALSINNLPLREGNRYVKNEKNEPVALEVPYDDASVTVSFAALEFSAPEKVSYAYFLEGWDKNWHEASKQRQVSYPRLREGNYVLHIRSTNADGVWNPGQIRLPITVLPPWYRTWWAYAAYLILAAIGFYVLLRYRARQQQLSYEMRLVKLNAEKERAEHEMEKVKSNQEKEINERRISFLTNISHEFRTPLTLIINPLKDMIRRKREEEDAPADELQIVYRNARRLLSLVDQLLLFRKSDGMEEQLKVSELNFRELCEEVYQAFTQQARLQQIELVFECAEPQVALFGDRGKLEIILYNLLSNAMKYTPAGGKITVGLSEEKEQVVLKVADTGAGIPAHVGDKLFGRFYQVEQPGVAKPGFGIGLYLVKQFVDELKADIDYESREGAGTEFTITFRKGNDHLQDAIVEEKAASGNGLLNELVEDELCVAEEIRLEAKQEAIIGEEPGLLVVDDDPQIRQYIAGMFTGFTVYTAENAEEGLVLARRHLPDMILCDVNMPGMNGVELCGILKKDPALNFIPVILLTGSASQEMKLKAVETGADDYLTKPFDKDLLLARVQSLLKNRSNLQHYFYNEVTLQDNPLKIPAEYKEFLEKCMAIVERHIDDEQFNVKLFASELGMSHSALYKKVKSISGQSVNAFIRFIRLRKAAEILIHTPSNVNEAAFQVGISSIKYFREQFTRQFGVTPSEYIRKYRKAFGRSYHLTDTTNKRK; encoded by the coding sequence ATGAATATCACTTGCCATAAATACACTTCGGTGGTGTTGTGTTTGTTGATTTGGTGCGCACAAAACACCGCCATGGCCCAGGAGCCTGTTTACAAACTTGGCATAGAACAAGGCCTTTCCAATAATTCAATACGCTGTATTTTCCAGGACCATAACGGCTACATGTGGTTTGGTACCTACGATGGCCTGAACCGCTATGATGGCTACGATTTTAAGGTGTTCAGGAACAGACCGGGCGACTCTCTTTCGCTCTCCCACAATTTCATTTACAGTATCGCGGAAGATAAATCAAACCGTTTGTGGATCGGAACAGGGCAGGGGATCGGTATATATGACCCGCCCACGGATGTTTTTACGCCCGCCCGTTTTTCTGATCCAAGAGACGGTAAAAAGAAACGCATCATCACCAGTGTTAATGCGGTGGCGGCCGATGAGAAAGGGAACGTGTACATCGGCTCAAACGGGTTGGGTTTTATGGTGCAGCAGGCGGGGGGCGATGCCGCAAAGGTGGTGCCGGTGCAGGTAAATGGTGCTGAAACGTATTTTTATAATGCTTTCGATATAGATGTGGATCGTGCGCAGCGGGTATGGGTATTGAACGATATCGGGTTGTGCAGGTATGATCCAAAGCAGGGAAAACTGATGCTGGTGCATCCGCCCATTCCTCTCGTAAGGAGTATGGCTGTGGGGGAGCAGGGTGAAATATGGCTTGCGTCGGACGCAGGCGTGTTCCGTTTCGATCCCGCTTCAAAAAAACTTACCCGCGACAACAGGAGCAACGGCATTACCGGAACAATCACCAGCATCGCTTTTGATGGGCGCAGAAACCTCTGGATACCCTCGGAAGGTGGTGGTGTCACTATTTTCAGGGGTGATGGCCTGGGGCGGGATGAATTGAAATACGGGGAAGGGAAGTACATGCTCAACAGCGAGTCGGTATTGAGTGTTTACGAGGATCGCGAAGGAAGAATATGGATGGGAAGCATGAAAGGCGGTCTGAACGTCATGGATCCTTTCAAAACCAGGTTCCGCGCCGTGGACCTCACGTTCACGGGCAACAAGGAGTTGCCGGCGAACAATTTCACTTCTTCCTTCTGCGAAGATTCTGAAGGGTACATCTGGATCGGATCGGAAGGTGGCGGTTTAACCCGGTGGAACCGAAAATTGAATACGGTGGTGCATTACAGGCACCGTCCAGGAGATGCCTCCTCACTCAGCAACAACCAGGTTACGAATATTTATGAGGATAGCCGTGGGGAAATATGGGTGGCTACTTTCGGTGGCGGTGTGAACCGCTTCAAAAAAAACAGCGGCACATTTGAGCATTATACCTGCTTCAACAGCGGGGAAAAAATTGTTAACCCCAATGCCTGGCAGTTCCTCGAAGACCGCGACCATGTTTTGTGGGTATCCACCTTTAGCGCTGGAAAACTGTACAGGTATGATCCGGAGAAAAACAGTTTTCTTCCCTTCGACCAGCAACTAAATGACCTGTTCTCTCTTTATGAGGACAGGGCCGGTACCATGTGGGCCGGCGATTGTTATTACCTGGTGCGGATCGATAAGCAAAATCACCAGCACCAGTATGTAGACATCGGCAAACCCGTAAGGGCATTGCATGAAGACAAAAAAGGCCGTTTCTGGATTGGTACCGAAGGAGCCGGGCTGATGCAATACGACAGGAAGACAGGTAAAATACTGAAGCGTTGGAGTGATGAGGATGGATTAAGTAATAATGCCATCCTCAGAATACTGGAAGATGATAAGGGGGTGTTGTGGCTCACCACGTTCAACGGCCTCACCAAATTCGACCCCGCTTCAAATACCTTCACCCGTTTTTTCTCTTCCGATGGTTTACAAAGCAACCAGTTCCTGCACAACGCGGCGCTCAGGTTAAAATCTGGTGAATTTCTCCTGGGGGGTATTGGCGGCGCAAATATTTTTTTCCCGTCATCCATTGTGCCGCGGTCGTACATGCCACCGTTGTCGCTTACTGCATTAAGCATCAACAACCTTCCACTTCGCGAAGGCAACCGGTATGTGAAGAATGAAAAGAACGAGCCGGTTGCACTGGAAGTACCTTATGATGATGCATCGGTAACCGTAAGTTTCGCGGCATTGGAGTTTTCCGCACCGGAAAAAGTAAGTTATGCCTACTTCCTGGAAGGCTGGGATAAGAACTGGCATGAAGCGAGCAAACAACGGCAGGTGAGTTATCCCAGGTTGCGGGAGGGGAATTATGTGCTGCACATCAGGTCTACCAATGCTGATGGTGTCTGGAACCCGGGACAAATTCGCTTACCCATTACCGTATTACCGCCCTGGTACCGCACCTGGTGGGCCTATGCGGCTTATCTTATACTTGCAGCCATCGGTTTTTATGTATTGCTCCGCTACAGGGCAAGGCAGCAGCAGTTGTCTTACGAAATGAGACTCGTGAAGCTGAACGCTGAAAAGGAGCGGGCCGAGCATGAAATGGAAAAGGTAAAAAGCAACCAGGAAAAAGAGATCAACGAAAGACGCATCTCGTTCCTCACCAATATCTCGCACGAATTCCGCACGCCGCTTACCTTAATCATCAATCCGCTGAAAGATATGATCCGCCGGAAGCGGGAGGAAGAAGACGCGCCCGCCGATGAATTGCAGATCGTGTACAGGAATGCGCGCCGCCTGTTGAGCCTGGTGGACCAATTGCTGCTTTTCCGTAAATCCGATGGAATGGAAGAGCAATTGAAAGTAAGCGAGTTGAATTTCCGGGAATTGTGTGAGGAAGTCTACCAGGCATTCACCCAGCAGGCCAGGCTTCAGCAGATTGAACTGGTATTCGAGTGCGCCGAACCACAAGTCGCCTTATTCGGTGACAGGGGAAAACTGGAAATTATCCTGTACAATTTATTGTCCAATGCAATGAAATACACCCCAGCCGGTGGAAAAATTACTGTTGGCTTGTCAGAGGAAAAAGAACAGGTGGTATTAAAAGTAGCGGATACAGGTGCAGGGATACCCGCCCATGTGGGCGACAAATTGTTCGGGCGCTTTTACCAGGTGGAGCAGCCGGGAGTGGCCAAACCCGGATTTGGTATCGGACTGTACCTGGTGAAGCAGTTTGTAGATGAACTGAAGGCTGATATTGATTATGAAAGCCGGGAAGGTGCCGGTACGGAATTTACCATCACCTTCCGCAAAGGAAATGACCATTTGCAGGATGCCATTGTAGAAGAAAAGGCGGCTTCCGGCAACGGTTTGCTCAACGAATTGGTGGAAGATGAACTTTGTGTGGCGGAAGAAATCAGGTTGGAAGCAAAGCAGGAAGCCATTATCGGAGAAGAACCCGGGCTGCTGGTAGTGGATGATGATCCGCAGATCAGGCAATACATCGCCGGGATGTTCACCGGTTTCACGGTGTACACGGCTGAAAACGCAGAGGAAGGGCTGGTTCTCGCCAGACGGCATCTCCCCGACATGATCCTCTGCGACGTAAACATGCCCGGCATGAATGGCGTGGAACTCTGCGGCATATTAAAAAAGGATCCCGCGCTCAACTTTATTCCGGTGATCCTGCTCACCGGCAGCGCTTCCCAGGAGATGAAACTGAAAGCCGTGGAAACCGGGGCGGATGATTACCTCACCAAACCGTTCGACAAAGACCTGCTGCTCGCAAGGGTACAATCCTTATTGAAGAACAGGTCCAATCTCCAGCACTATTTCTACAATGAAGTCACCCTCCAGGATAATCCGCTGAAAATACCTGCCGAATACAAGGAGTTCCTCGAAAAATGTATGGCCATTGTGGAGCGGCATATAGACGATGAACAATTCAACGTAAAACTTTTCGCTTCGGAACTGGGCATGAGTCATTCCGCCCTGTATAAAAAAGTGAAATCCATTTCCGGACAATCGGTAAACGCCTTTATCCGCTTTATACGGCTCCGGAAGGCAGCTGAAATATTAATTCATACCCCCTCGAATGTGAACGAAGCGGCTTTCCAGGTGGGCATCAGCAGCATTAAATACTTCAGGGAGCAGTTTACCAGGCAGTTCGGGGTTACGCCATCAGAGTACATACGAAAGTACAGGAAAGCTTTTGGCCGGTCCTACCACCTTACGGACACCACAAACAAACGGAAATAA
- a CDS encoding HipA family kinase, translating to MALFAPQLRTVNVTRYITPLREGGSLPAITEADDGFMYVLKFRGAGQGSRALIADLIGGEMARLLGFRVPELVFAQLDEAFGRTEPDEEIQDLLKASVGLNLALHYLSGAITFDPNVTKLPSRTASEIVWMDAFLMNVDRTPRNTNMLVWNRELWLIDHGASLYFHHTWTNWEEQSTKPFVQVKDHVLLPYATDIEAVDEDFKKLLTPEHIRAITELIPDEWLTHHESSVPEQKNIYARFLENRLLHSRNFVNEALHARKALI from the coding sequence ATGGCTTTATTTGCTCCGCAACTCAGAACAGTAAACGTGACCCGTTACATCACCCCGTTACGGGAGGGCGGTTCCCTGCCTGCCATTACCGAAGCAGACGATGGTTTTATGTATGTACTGAAATTCAGGGGTGCGGGACAGGGTTCCCGTGCACTGATCGCCGACCTGATAGGCGGAGAAATGGCCAGACTGCTTGGGTTCCGCGTTCCGGAACTGGTTTTCGCCCAACTGGATGAGGCTTTTGGCAGAACAGAGCCTGATGAGGAAATCCAGGATCTCCTGAAAGCGAGTGTGGGCCTGAACCTGGCACTGCACTACCTTTCCGGCGCCATCACCTTCGATCCCAACGTTACGAAACTGCCTTCCCGTACCGCATCCGAAATTGTGTGGATGGACGCCTTCCTGATGAATGTGGACCGTACCCCCCGGAATACCAATATGCTGGTATGGAACCGGGAACTGTGGCTGATAGACCACGGCGCCTCACTTTATTTCCACCATACCTGGACCAATTGGGAAGAACAAAGTACCAAACCCTTTGTGCAGGTGAAAGACCATGTACTGCTCCCCTATGCCACGGATATTGAAGCAGTGGATGAAGACTTTAAAAAGCTGCTCACACCGGAACATATCCGTGCCATCACAGAACTCATCCCCGACGAATGGCTTACGCACCATGAAAGCAGTGTTCCTGAGCAAAAGAATATTTATGCCCGTTTCCTGGAGAACAGGCTGCTCCATTCCCGAAACTTTGTAAACGAAGCCCTCCATGCAAGGAAAGCACTTATATGA
- a CDS encoding DUF3037 domain-containing protein, with the protein MQGKHLYEYAVVRVVPRVEREEFVNVGVILYCKSLRFLETKFHINHERIHAFSDAVDCDEISHHLNAFREISLALPGSGPIGALDAAARFRWLTATRSTVVQCSKVHPGFCEDAATTLEELFQKLVL; encoded by the coding sequence ATGCAAGGAAAGCACTTATATGAATATGCCGTAGTAAGGGTGGTACCACGCGTTGAAAGGGAGGAATTTGTAAACGTGGGGGTGATTCTTTATTGCAAGAGCCTGCGTTTCCTGGAAACGAAGTTCCACATCAACCACGAACGCATACATGCGTTTTCCGACGCGGTGGATTGCGATGAGATCAGCCATCACCTGAACGCGTTCAGGGAAATAAGTCTGGCGCTGCCCGGTAGCGGCCCCATTGGCGCATTGGATGCGGCGGCGCGTTTTCGCTGGCTCACAGCCACGAGAAGCACGGTGGTGCAATGTTCCAAAGTGCACCCGGGATTCTGCGAAGACGCTGCCACCACCCTGGAAGAACTTTTCCAGAAACTGGTGTTGTAA
- a CDS encoding GNAT family N-acetyltransferase: MKDFPPEFSDNEQEHHFEWTTPSGTAFIDYKKTSRQLMLIHTEVPETMQGQGIAPKLVTAALTFAEENGLKVIPLCVYVLAFLKKHPEWNRVLAHEPKG; encoded by the coding sequence ATGAAAGATTTTCCACCGGAATTTTCCGATAACGAACAGGAACATCATTTTGAATGGACCACACCGTCAGGAACGGCGTTCATTGATTATAAAAAAACGAGCCGCCAGTTAATGCTCATCCATACCGAAGTGCCTGAAACCATGCAGGGACAGGGCATCGCGCCCAAACTGGTAACCGCGGCGCTTACTTTTGCGGAAGAGAACGGACTGAAGGTGATCCCGCTTTGTGTATATGTACTCGCGTTCCTGAAGAAGCACCCGGAATGGAACCGCGTGCTGGCGCATGAACCCAAAGGATAA
- a CDS encoding SRPBCC domain-containing protein, with product MEALVKEIHLTAPASKIWKAITDKTQMKEWYFDLAEFKAEPGFTFEFDGGTEAHTYTHICVITEVVPQHKLAYSWRYKGYEGDSLVSFELSEEANGTLLRLTHSGLETFPADNPDFARKNFEAGWNEIIGTLLKEYVETARIVLSIEINAAPARTWAVLTGTETLRQWAAAFGEGTWAETNWAQGSEVVWKDNDGNMGAKGIILLNEPASLLKTGYYDDINSVPPTPLGEYTEIFALAEKAGGTILSTDAGPLSLKHIKVHQPMWEEALQRIKKIAEGNKVV from the coding sequence ATGGAAGCATTGGTGAAAGAAATACACCTTACCGCACCCGCCTCAAAAATATGGAAAGCCATTACCGACAAAACCCAGATGAAAGAATGGTATTTCGACCTGGCAGAATTCAAAGCGGAGCCCGGGTTCACCTTTGAATTTGATGGCGGAACGGAAGCACATACTTATACACATATTTGCGTTATAACGGAAGTGGTTCCGCAACACAAACTCGCCTACAGCTGGCGCTACAAAGGATATGAGGGAGATTCACTGGTTAGTTTTGAATTATCTGAAGAAGCGAACGGCACGTTGTTAAGACTAACCCATAGCGGACTGGAAACATTTCCGGCCGACAATCCTGATTTCGCGCGCAAAAACTTCGAGGCGGGGTGGAATGAGATCATCGGCACTTTATTAAAAGAATATGTTGAAACGGCGCGTATTGTACTTTCCATAGAAATAAACGCAGCACCTGCAAGGACCTGGGCCGTACTCACCGGAACTGAAACCTTGCGCCAATGGGCCGCCGCCTTCGGAGAAGGCACCTGGGCCGAGACCAACTGGGCGCAGGGATCGGAAGTAGTATGGAAAGACAACGATGGCAACATGGGCGCGAAAGGGATTATTCTCCTTAACGAACCCGCATCGCTGTTAAAGACAGGTTATTATGATGACATCAACAGCGTTCCCCCCACACCGTTAGGAGAATACACTGAAATATTTGCCCTGGCTGAAAAAGCCGGTGGCACCATACTTTCCACGGATGCCGGTCCGCTGTCGCTGAAGCACATCAAAGTACACCAGCCGATGTGGGAAGAAGCGTTGCAACGCATTAAAAAAATCGCCGAAGGCAATAAGGTTGTGTAG
- a CDS encoding glycoside hydrolase family 76 protein has protein sequence MKRICLLTLLFFLCFISFQPATAQVNYKAEMKALSRNIQQYFFLQKEGYYKETVHPEKDGRPVSYLWPLCAMLQASNEARDAPLMKQVYMVIGKYLDPRSPAPGYASYPMEKGGGSRFYDDNQWIGITAMDTYERTGKKAYLETGKLIYRFMMTGYDTISGGGLYWKEDEKKSKNTCSNGPGILLALQLHHATKEKAYLDTALLLYKWTNQQLKAPNGVFYDNIEVPGGKLVKWMFSYNAGTMLQANVYLYEATGDTAYLTEARSIAKAATAYFLSGEKFLDAYWFNAVLLRGYEHLLRHDADTTHIVAFRACLDHEILHQKSANGLFKKEKELDLVAQGGMLEMLARFAAMQRRGMLK, from the coding sequence ATGAAACGGATATGTCTTCTTACCCTGCTTTTTTTTCTTTGCTTTATTTCTTTTCAACCTGCAACTGCGCAGGTGAATTACAAGGCGGAAATGAAGGCGCTCAGCCGGAACATTCAACAATATTTCTTTCTGCAAAAGGAAGGCTATTATAAAGAAACCGTTCATCCCGAAAAAGATGGCCGTCCTGTGTCTTACCTGTGGCCACTTTGCGCTATGCTTCAGGCTTCCAATGAAGCCAGGGATGCGCCGTTGATGAAGCAGGTGTATATGGTGATCGGCAAATACCTCGATCCCCGTTCCCCGGCTCCGGGCTATGCTTCTTACCCCATGGAGAAAGGTGGCGGCTCCCGCTTTTACGACGATAACCAATGGATCGGCATCACCGCCATGGACACCTATGAACGTACAGGAAAAAAGGCATACCTCGAAACCGGGAAATTGATCTATCGCTTCATGATGACAGGATACGATACCATCTCAGGAGGAGGATTGTACTGGAAGGAAGATGAGAAAAAATCCAAGAACACCTGCAGCAATGGACCGGGCATATTGCTTGCCCTGCAGTTGCACCATGCTACAAAAGAAAAGGCCTATCTCGATACGGCCCTGCTTTTATACAAATGGACCAATCAACAACTGAAAGCGCCCAATGGCGTTTTTTACGATAACATTGAAGTGCCAGGTGGCAAACTTGTAAAATGGATGTTCTCCTATAACGCAGGTACGATGTTGCAGGCTAATGTGTATTTATATGAAGCAACGGGTGATACAGCTTATCTTACCGAGGCGCGAAGCATAGCAAAGGCTGCCACGGCGTATTTTCTTTCCGGTGAAAAATTCCTCGATGCTTACTGGTTCAACGCGGTGCTGTTGCGGGGATACGAGCACCTGCTGCGGCACGATGCTGATACAACGCATATAGTCGCTTTCCGTGCCTGCCTTGACCATGAAATACTTCACCAGAAATCCGCGAACGGCCTATTTAAAAAAGAAAAGGAACTCGACCTGGTGGCGCAGGGTGGCATGCTGGAAATGCTGGCCAGGTTCGCCGCGATGCAAAGACGTGGTATGCTAAAGTAG
- a CDS encoding alpha/beta fold hydrolase: MLRSKLLVYMVSMLCFSSCFTFRMEEGKMLRKLNRAGVDARSVMLTYGNDRIHYTVTGSDTMPTLVILHGSPGGSREYLPYLRSAALLEKFRVVAVDRPGFGLSNFGTSYPLEEQSRLLGPVLYALRNRKPLFVAGHSLGGPVAAILAADYPELVHGLVIMSGALDPALEKKESWRPLLNREPLRSLLPGAFPQSNIELWYLKNDLKLLAQKLDRIRARVYILHGATDKMVPPENVAYMRQHFVHAQSIQVTMLPRTGHLLHLTRVKKVTEFLLGLE, translated from the coding sequence ATGCTTCGATCAAAGTTATTGGTATATATGGTTTCCATGCTTTGTTTTTCCTCCTGTTTCACCTTCAGGATGGAAGAGGGTAAGATGTTGCGGAAGCTGAATCGTGCTGGGGTGGATGCCCGTTCTGTAATGCTGACCTATGGAAATGATCGTATACACTATACCGTAACCGGATCGGATACTATGCCCACGCTCGTTATCTTACATGGCAGTCCGGGGGGCAGCAGGGAATACCTTCCTTACCTCAGGAGTGCGGCATTGCTGGAGAAATTCCGCGTGGTGGCGGTGGACCGTCCGGGGTTTGGGCTTAGTAATTTTGGAACATCCTATCCGTTGGAGGAGCAGTCGCGTTTGTTGGGGCCAGTATTGTACGCCCTTCGCAATAGAAAACCTTTGTTTGTGGCCGGCCATTCATTGGGTGGGCCTGTTGCGGCTATTCTTGCAGCCGATTACCCTGAACTGGTGCATGGATTGGTGATTATGTCTGGCGCATTGGATCCTGCATTGGAAAAGAAAGAATCCTGGCGGCCATTGTTGAACAGGGAGCCGCTCCGCTCGTTATTGCCCGGCGCTTTTCCCCAGAGTAATATTGAATTGTGGTACCTTAAGAACGACCTGAAACTGTTGGCGCAGAAACTGGACCGCATTCGTGCCCGGGTATATATTCTCCATGGGGCCACCGATAAAATGGTGCCTCCGGAGAACGTAGCTTATATGCGGCAACATTTCGTGCACGCCCAAAGCATACAGGTAACCATGCTGCCGCGAACCGGACACCTGCTGCACCTCACAAGGGTGAAAAAGGTCACGGAGTTTCTGCTTGGCTTGGAATGA